The Streptomyces sp. NBC_00597 DNA segment CCGCGGTCGGCGGGGTGGGCACCTTGTACGTCTCAAGGATGGTGCCCTCTTCGTCGACCACGCCGGCCGCGATCTTCGTGCCGCCGATGTCGACGCCGATGGTGAGTCCCATTAGTCCCTCGGTTTCCGGTCAAACCCCGCCACGGCCAACGGTACCCGAGGGCAGCAGGGTCTCAGTCGAGATCGATCCGCTGCGCGGGGCCGCTACCGCCCTCGTCGCGCGGATCGGAATGATCGCCGGAGGGCCGGTCCGAGGGTCCCGGGGCGGGTTCGTCGCGGGTCCAGCGTCGCTCGTGGCCCTCGACGGCCGAGCGGTACGCGGCGAGCAGCTCGGATCCAGCGGCCGCGAGGTGGTCGAAGACCTCGGGATTGCGCTCGACGACGGGCTTCGCGGCGGACTTCGCCTGGTTGACGAACTGGCGTACCGCGCCCTGGGCGGCGGCGCCGAGCAACGGATTGTTCAGCCCGGAGACCTTGTCGGCGACGGCCTCGAACAGTTTGAACAGTTCCTCTGCGGCGGTCCCGGTCCCGGCGTCGGCGCCGCCCTGCCGGGCCCTGCGGCGTTCCTGCTCCGCGGCGAGGTCCTCGGCACAGGCCTTGGCCCAGGCGTCTTCGTCGGTGGGACGGTCGGTGGCCTCGCTCATGGCGGACTCTCCTGCGGCAGCTGCTGGACGTGCGGGTGCGTACTACCTTCGACGTTACCCGAACGGGGGTACGCGGTTCAGGGCCTGCGGGGCCACAGGTCCGGGTCCGGGGTGAAGCGGATGCGCAGCTCCCCGTCGGCGAGGGCGGCTCCGGACACCGTGCAGCGGCGCAGCGCCGAGGGCAGCGGAACGATCCTGCGGTACGGGCCGGCCGCGAGCAGCAGCTCGTCTCCGCGCCGCACCAGGTCGAGGTCCCCCTTGTGGGCGCCGGGCAGCGCCACCACCCAGACGAGTACCCCGTCGCCGGCGAGGCGGTCCTCGACCGGCCATGCCCGGCGGGCCGGGGACGCCGGCGCGGGAACCCCCGGAGCGAGCGCCTCCGCGCCGGGGAGCCGGGTCAGGTCATCGGGTCCCAGGGGGTCCCGCCCGAGGTGGCCGAGCGCGAGCACGGGCGTGTCGCCGGCCCACTGGGCGGCGTACTTCTCCTGCTGGGCGGCGAGCCCGGCCAGCCAGGGGTCGGGCGAGCCCTGCGGCACCATCCGGTTGGCGACGATCCCGCCGACCGGGAGCTGTTCGAGGGCGAGGCCGAGCAGTCCGGTCCGCAGCGCGGCATCGGCGCCCGGTCCCGGCTCGGCGACCAGCCGGAGCGAGGTGCCGGCGGACTCCACGACGGCCTGGACGGCAGCCAGCTCCTCGTCCCAGCGCGCGGCGGCCTCGTACAGCCACTGCGCGGGCATGGGTACGCCGGCCAGCTGGGCCAGTACGGGCCGCAGGGCGCGGGCCGCCTGCCGCTCGGCCGGGAGCAGCCGGGCCAGGTAGCGGCGCAGCTGGGCGGGGAGGGCGAGGGTGGCCACGGTCTGGTGCAGCGGGGGCATGTCGACGACGACGAGGTCGACGCCGGGTGCGCCGGCGGCCCGGCGCAGGGCGCGCAGCAGGGCGAACTGTTCGGCGCCGGGCAGTTCGGTGAGCTCCTCGCCCCCCAGCGGCCGGGCCCCGACCATGCCGAGCAAGGCGGATCCGCGCTCCTGGAGGGCCACGAGCTCCTCGCGGAACTCCTCGCCGGAGTCCACGCGGGCCACGAGGACCCCGCCGGCGGGTACGGCGGTCAGTCCCGGCGCGACCTGGACGGGTTGCCCGGTGGGCTCTCCGACCAGTGCGGCCAGGGGGTCGCCCGGGTCTCCGGAGAGCAGCAGCACGCGCTGCCCGGTCCGTGCGGCGGCGAGGGCCGTGGCCGCGGCCACGGTGGTCCGACCGGCCCCGCCGGGGCCGGTGATCAGCAGTGTGTGCATGGTGCAGGTGCTCCTCGTGCGCACCGGCGGAGCCGGGCTCCGTCCGGACCCGGGGTCGTGCCCCGACCCCGCGCCTCAGGCCGATTCGGTGGATTCGACGCGCTTCTTCAGGCCGGCCAGGGCGCGGTCGATGATGACCTTCTCGGCCTTGCGCTTGATCATGCCGAGCATCGGGATCTTGACGTCCACGGTCAGCTGGTAGGTGACCTCGGTGCGCTTGCCGCCTTCGAGGGGGGCGAGCCGGTAGGACCCGTCGAGCTGGCGCAGCATCTGCGACTTGTCCAGGGTCCAGCTGACCTCGTCCGCGCCCTTCCAGCTGTAGGCGAGGGTGTGGTCGTCCTTGATCGCGCCCGCGTCGAGCAGCAGCCGGACCTTTTCCGCGCGGCCCTCGGCGTCCGTGGCGAGCACCTCGGCCTCCTTCACCTCGCCGGTCCACTCGGGGTAGCGGGCGAAGTCGGCGATCACGGCCATCACGTCGGCCGGCGCCGCCTCGATCGTGATGCAGGAGCTGGTGTGTTCGGCCATGGCGGTCGCCCCTCCAGGGAGTGTTCGAGGAAGTGTGCGGCCCAGGGCCGCCGCGTGCAGGCTACCGTGCGTGCGGAGGTCACCACTCCAGGGCCCAGGGCCTTCCGGTGGCGGCGAAGTGCCCGACGTTCACGCATTCCGTGCCGCCGATCCTCATCCGCCGGGCGAGCGGCTGGTGCACGTGCCCGAACAGCGCGTACCGCGGGCGGGTCCGCCGGATCGCCGCGAGCAGGGCCTCACTGCCCCGCTCGAAGCGGCGCGCGACCGTGTCGTAGCAGAGCTCCGGCACCTCAGGCGGGATGTGCGAGCACAGCACGTCCACTTCGCCGAGCGCCTCGACCTTGGCTGCGTACTCCTCCTCGTCCACCTCGTACGGGGTGCGCATCGGGGAGGGCAGTCCGCCGCCGACGAAGCCGAAGACGCGGCCGCCGATCTCCACCCGCTGCCCGTCGAGGACGGTGGTGCCGGGGCCTGCGTACTCGGACCACAGACCCGGGATGTCGACATTGCCGTAGGTGGCGTACGTGGGGTGCGGGAACGCGGCGAACATCTCGGCGTACTGGCGGCGCACGGCGCCCTCGATCAGTTGTTCCCGGTCCAGGCCGGCCCACAGCCGCCGGCCGAAGTCGCGGGCCTCGTCGAAGCGCCGCGCGGTGCGCAGCTCCACGATCCGATCGGCGTTCTCGACGCCGAACAGGTCGGGGAAGATGCCGCGGGAGTGGTCGGCGTAGTCGAGGAAGAGCACGAGGTCGCCGAGGCAGATCAGTGCGTCGGCGCCGTCCCCGGCCCGGGCGAGCGCCTCCGCATTGCCGTGGACGTCGCTGACGACATGGACCCGCGTACTGCTCTTCCTGCCACCCATGCGCTCCACCCTAGGGGGGCCCGGGAACGGCGGGTAGAGGGGGTGGCACAGCCGGCCTACCTGCGGTTACTTCCGAGTCTTCAAGGGGGTCGACTACTGTCGGCATGGCACGGCCGTGTCATGTGACGCACGGAACATCTGGCCGGTTCCCTCTATCCGGAACCCACTACCGGTGGGTAACGTCCGGTCGGTCCACATGGTGGCGATGGCGCCCAGAGGAGCAGCAGTCTTGCGCGAGTTCAGCCTTCCGGCCCTGTACGAGGTCCCGTCGGACGGGAACCTGACGGATCTCATCCGCCGCAATGCCGCGCAGCATCCCGACACCGCGGTCATGGCCCGCAAGGTCGACGGCCGGTGGCAGGACGTGACGGCGACCGAGTTCCTCGCCGAGGTGCGCGCCACCGCCAAGGGCCTGATCGCGGCCGGTGTCCGGCCCGGCGACCGCGTCGCGCTCATCTCCCGCACCCGCTACGAGTGGGTGCTCTTCGACTTCGCGATCTGGAGCGCGGGCGGCGTCACCGTCCCCGTGTACGAGACCAGCTCGCCCGAGCAGATCCAGTGGATCCTCGGCGACTCCGGCGCGGTCGCCGTCGTCGTCGAGAGCCCGGGGCACAGTGCGGCCGTGGCCTCGCTGCGCGACCGGCTGCCGGAGCTGCGCGAGGTCTGGGAGATCGAGCAGGGCGCGCTCGCGACGCTGAAGGCCGCCGGTGCGGACGTCGCCGACGCCGAGGTCGACGCGCGCAGCTCGCTGGCGAACGCCGACGACCCGGCCACCATCGTCTACACCTCGGGCACCACGGGCCGCCCCAAGGGCTGCGTGCTGACCCACCGCAACTTCTTCGCCGAGTGCGGCAACGTGGTGGAGCGCCTGAGCCCGCTGTTCCGCACCGGCGAGTGTTCCGTCCTGCTCTTCCTGCCGGCCGCGCACGTCTTCGGGCGCCTCGTGGAGGTGGCGGCCGTACTGGCGCCGATCCGCCTGGGCTGCGTACCGGACATCAAGAACCTCACCGACGAGCTGCAGTCCTTCCGGCCCACGCTGATCCTCGGCGTCCCGCGGGTCTTCGAGAAGGTCTACAACTCGGCGCGCGCCAAGGCCCAGGCCGACGGCAAGGGCAAGATCTTCGACGCGGCGGCCGAGACGGCGATCGCGTACAGCCGTGCGCTGGACAACCCGGGCGGCCCGTCGTTCGGGCTGAAGCTCAAGCACAAGATCTTCTCGAAGCTGGTCTACAGCAAGCTGCACACGGTCCTCGGCGGGCGCGGCGAGTACGCGATCTCCGGCGGCGCCCCGCTGGGCGAGCGGCTCGGCCACTTCTTCCGCGGCATCGGCTTCACGGTCCTGGAGGGCTACGGCCTCACCGAGTCGTGCGCGGCCACGGCCTTCAACCCGTGGGACCGTACGAAGATCGGTACGGTCGGCCAGCCGCTGCCGGGCTCCGTGGTGCGCATCGCCGACGACGGCGAGGTGCTGCTGCACGGCGAGCACATCTTCAAGGAGTACTGGAAGAACGAGACGGCGACCGCGGAGGCGCTGACCGACGGCTGGTTCCACACCGGCGACGTCGGCACCCTCGACGAGGACGGTTACCTCGCGATCACCGGGCGCAAGAAGGAGCTCATCGTCACGGCGGGCGGCAAGAACGTGGCCCCCGCGGTGATCGAGGACCGGATCCGGGCGCACGCGCTGGTCGCGGAGTGCATGGTGGTCGGCGACGCGAGGCCGTTCGTGGCCGCACTGGTCACGATCGACGAGGAGTTCCTGGGTCGCTGGGCCGTGGAGAACGGCAAGCCGGCCGGGGTCACGGCGGCGGAGCTGCGCGAGGACGCGGACCTCATCGCCGCCGTCCAGAAGGCCGTGGACGACGGCAACGCGGCGGTTTCCAAGGCGGAATCGGTGCGGAAATTCCGCATTCTGCCCTCCCAGTTCACGGAGGAGTCGGGTCACATCACGCCCTCGCTGAAGCTGAAGCGGAACGTGGTGGCGAAGGACTTCGCGGACGAGATCGAGGCCCTGTACCGGGGCTGATCCCGGATGGCCTGCGCCCCGCGGCCGGAGGCCGCGGATCAGCGCGGGTCGGCGAGGATCCGCTCCATGTTCCGCTCGGCGAGCGCGGTGATGGTGACGAACGGGTTCACCCCGAGCGAGCCCGGGACCAGGGAGCCGTCGACGACGTACAGCCCCTGGTAGCCCTTGACGCGGCCGTAGTCGTCGGTCGCGTCGCCCAGGACGCAGCCGCCGAGCGGGTGGTACGTGAAGTTGTCGGCGAAGTTCTTGTTGTCGCCGAACAGGTCGTACCGGTAGATGGTGAAATTGGCCCGGTTGATCCGGTCGAAGAGGCACTTGGCGGCCTGCACGGACGGGGTGTTCTGGTCCCGCCGCCAGTTGAGCCGCGCCGAGTCGCTCGCGGCGTCGTAGGTGAAGTGCCCGCGCTCCGGGTTCTTGGTGATGGCCAGGTACATCGAGATCCAGTGCTCGAAGCCCATCGGCAGCGGGGCGATCTCGGCGAACACCGGGTTGGCGGCGTTGTCCCAGTCGTCGATGCCCAGGGCGGGCATGGTGGCCTGGTTGGCGCCGACCGTGTCCCAGAGGTGGTTGGCCCGGGCGGTCATCACGTTGCCGTTGTGGCCCCAGCCGAGCCCGACCTTCTCGCTGAGCGCGGGCAGGGTGCCGCGCTCGCGGGCGCGCAGCAGGATCTCGGTGGTGCCGAGGCTGCCGGCGCCGAGGAAGAGCTGGTTGCAGCCGAGTTCCCTGACCTGGGTGACCTTTCCCGTCAGATCGCTGGTCCGCACCGTGAGCACGTAGCCCCCGGCCGGGTCCTGGCGGACGCCGACGACGCGCTGCATGGTCTCGATGGTGACGTTGCCCGTGCCGATCGCGGCCGCGAGGTAGGTCTTGTCGACGCTCTTCTTGCCGTGGTTGTTGCCGTAGATGACCTCGCCGGCCAGCGCCGAGCGGGTGGCGGTGCCCGCGGCTTCGCGCTGCATGTACGAGAAGTCGTACACGTTGGGCACGAAGGTGGTCTTCAGGCCGGTGTTCTGGGCGTGCTTGCGGGAGATCCGGGCGAAGCGGTACCACTCCGTGGACTCGAACCAGCCCGGGTCGATGTCGTTGACCCCGAGCGCGGCGCGGGCGCGCGGGTAGTAGGTGCCGTACATCTCGTCGGCGTCGACCTGGGGCAGCACCTCGGAGAAGTAGGAGCGGCGCGGGGTCGGCGCCATTCCGCCGTTGACGAGGGAGCCGCCGCCGACGCCGCGGCCGACGTACACGGACATGTCGCCGTAGTTCACCCGGTCGAGGACGCCGGGGTAGGAGCTGATGTTCCGGTTGACGACGTCGAGCCACAGGAACTGGGCGAGCGGGGCCTCGGTGCGGGTGCGGAACCACATGGAGCGCTGGTCAGGCGCGGAGGTGGAGGGGAAGACCTTGCCGTCCGGGCCCGGGGTGTTCCAGAGCCGGCCCATTTCGAGGACGACGGTCCGTACGCCGGCCTGCCCGAGCCGGAGGGCGGCGACGGCCGAGCCGTAGCCGGAGCCCACGACGATGGCGGGCGCGTATTGCGCGGCGGGGGGCTCGGCGGCGGCGGCCGATTGGAGCCCTATGCGGGTGAAGCCGAGGGCCGCGGCGGTCTGGAGGGCGCCGATGCCCAAGAAGTGACGGCGCGTCAGCTGAGGTGTCATGGCCGCATCATGGGCGGAATCCGGCCGTCCACCCAGAGGCGGTGTTGACAGACTTCTGAGGGACAGTCAGACATGGCGGAGAATCACGGCCCCCGCAAGCGCTCCGGGGCCGGCAGCGGCCCGACCCGCGCCTCAGACCTGCTCGGTCGGGAGGACCACCATCTCCGACACCGCCGTCCGCCGCGGCCGCGTGACGCCGTACGCGATCGCGTCCGCGACGTCCTGCGCCTCCAGCCGGTCGATGCCCCCGAACATCTGCGCCAACGCCTGCTGCATCTCGGGAGAGTTGTGGCCGCGCAACTCGGTGTCCACGGCGCCCGGCTCGACGACGCAGACCCGCACGTGCTGCGGCGCCAGCTCCTGGCGCAGGGCCTCGCTGAAGGCGACCACGCCGAATTTCGTGGCGCAGTACCCCGTGGCCGTGGCCGCGGCCCGGCGGCCCGCCAGGGAGGACACGTTGACGATGTCGGCCACCTGCCGGGGGCCGTCCCCGGCAGCGCTGACGAGGTGCGGCAGGGCCGCGTGGGTGGTGTGCATCAGGGCGGTCAGGTTGACGTCCACCATGCGCTTCCAGTCGGCGAGGGGCGCCTCTGTGGCGTACCCGAGGAGCATCAGGCCCGCATTGTTGACCAGGACGTCGAGGCGCCCGAGCTCCCTGACCGTACGCTCCACCACGCGCGCGGCCTCGGACTCGTCGGCGATGTCGGCGGGCAGGATCAGGGCCGAGCCGCCACCGGCCTCGATCTGGGCCGCCAGTTCCGTGAGCCGCTCCGCGCGCCGGGCGGTGAGCGCTACGGCGGCGCCCCTCCCGGCGAGCGCCAGGGCCGTCGCCCGGCCGATCCCGCTCGAAGCACCGGTCACCAGGGCCACGGTGCCGCGCAGCACGTCGTCCATCGTCCTCACCACTCCCCGCCGGCGCACGACCGTCGTGCACGTCCTCGGACATGCCTTCCGCGCTCGGCGCACGTCGCACGGCCGGGGGCCCGACCCGCCCGGTTCGGCGTAATAGCCGACCAGCACGCTCCGACCCGGCGCAGCTGCGCGGCGCGCCCCGCGGCTCTCAGAGCAGCTCGCGCAGACGGTCGGCCAGCAGGTCCCAGCGCCACTTCTCCTCGACCCAGGCGCGGCCCCGCTCGCCCATGCGGCGGCGCAGCTCCGGGTCCCGGAGCAGGGCGATCACCCGGTCCGCCGCGTCCTCGGGGACCCCGCCCCGGACCACCCAGCCCGTCTCGCCCTCCAGTACGGCGTCCGGCGCCCCGCCCGAGTCGCCCGCGACCACCGGCAGGCCCGTCGCCGAGGCCTCCAGGTAGACGATGCCGAGGCCCTCCACGTCCAGCCCGCCCCGCCGGGTCCGGCAGGGCATCGCGAAGACGTCCCCGGCGCCGTAGTGGGCGGGCAGCTCGGCCCACGGGACGGCGCCCGTGAAGACCACCGAGTCCGCGACCCCCGTGGACGCGGCCAGCGCCCGCAGGTCCGCCTCGTACGGGCCCCCGCCGACCACCAGCAGCACGGCGTCCGGCACCGCGGCCAGGATCCGCGGCATCGCCTCGATCAGCGTGTCCTGCCCCTTGCGCGGGACCAGCCGCGAGACACAGACCACCACCGGCCGGTCCGACAGCCCCAGCCGGGCCCGGACCGCGTCGCCGCCCGACCCCGGGTGGAAGGTCTTCTCGTCCACCCCCGGCGGGAGTTGCACCATCCGCGCCGCCGCCCGGTCCGTCAACGCCGAGGCGATCCGCGAACGCGTGTACTCGCCCAGGTAGGTCAGTGTGTCCGTGCCCTCGCCGATCCGGCGCAGCAGCTGCCGTGCCGCCGGGAGCTGCGCCCAGCCCGCCTCGTGCCCGTGGGTCGTCGCCACGATCCGCTTCGCGCCGGCCCGGCGCAGCGCCGGGCCCATCAGCCCCAGCGGAGCCGCCGCCCCGAACCACACCGACTCGCAGCCGTGTTCGCGCAGCAGCCCGACCGCCCGCCGGGTGACCCGCGGGGTCGGCAGCAGCATCGTCGTCCGGTCGCGCACGACCTGGAACGGCTGCTCGGCATCGAAGGCGGCGGTGGCTTCGCGGCCCTCCGCACCGTGCTTCCAGGTGGAGGCGTAGACGACGATCCGGTCGGGATCCAGCCGCAGCGCCATGTTGTGCAGGAAGGCTTGGATGCCGCCCGGTCGCGGCGGGAAGTCATTGGTCACGATCAGCGTCTTGTGCATCGCCAGCCGACAGTACCGGACGCCCCCGCGCGGCCACCGGCCCAGGCCGCGCCCGCACCGCGCGCAGCCCGTACGGGCCGGCGCCGGCCGGGTCAGGGGGCGGTCAGGTCGTTGCGGAGGGAGGCCTGCCAGGCTGCCGTCAGGGCGGGCGGGTCGGTGTCGGTGGTCTCCCGGAGCGCCACATCCAGCGGTTCGCGGCCCGCCGCCTCGTAGAGCCGGACCAGCGCGGCGTCGCCCCAGCGGGACGCGATCAGTCGGCAGGCCAGCCACGCGCCCTCGTACGCACGGGCCAGCGCCTCCGGGTCGCCGCCGAAGGCGAACGCCCCGTCGGCGGGCAGTGCGCCCGGCAGCTCGCCGCGGCGGACGGCCCGGCCCAGCGCCGGCGCGCCCTGCTGCGGGGTGGTGGTGCCGCCGCGGTACGCAGCCCAGTCGGCGAAGCCCTCGGACAGCCACAGCGGGGTCCGGGCGGAGGTCGCGGCGCGGGTGGCGACGTGCGTGACCTCGTGGGTGAGGATGACCCCGCGGCCCGCGGAGCTGAGTTGCGCCCACCCCTCGGGGTTGACGACGACCCGGTCGGCGGGTGCCTCGGCGGCGCCCACCCGGCCCGTCGTGACGGCCCCCATGCCCCGGTACTCGGCGGCCGGCCGCCCCAACAGCTGCGCCATCCGCTCCAGCGAGCCCGGCACGAGCACCACCACGCGGCCCGCCCACGGCCCCGGCCAGGCGGCGCTCACCGCCGGTACCGCCCGCTCGGCCTCCGCCGCGACCGCGGACAGCGTCCCGGCGTCCTGCCCGCTGCCCAGCACCAGGGAGTGCGCGCCCCGGACCACCGCCACCGGGCCCTGGTCCCACAGCTGGGGTGGTGCGCCCGGTGCGGGCCGGTCCCCGGTGACCCGCCACCGCCCGCCGTCCCGGCTCAGCCGGACCTCGCGCGCCGAACCGGCGGGGGCCGTGTCGTAGCCGGTGAGCCGGTAGTGCAGTTCCGCCCGGGCGGTGGCCTGCGCGCCGCTGCGGCGGACCGCGGAGACCTCGTACGCCCATCCCTCCAGCGGGATCCCGGCGAGCTGTGCGGGCGGCGTCCGCGCCCAAGCGGCGACGGCGTCCCGGACCGCCCGCTCGGCAGTGTCGGGCGCGGCGGGCGCCCCGCACCCCGCGAGCAGCCCGCTCAGCAGGAGCGGCAGTGCGCGTACGAGGAGCCGACGGAGCGGGGACATCCGACGATCGTACGCACGGCCGCGTCAGGGCCGGGTGACGGAGGACACCGGCATCATCCCGACCGGGTCGTAGCGCACCCGCGCCCCCGGGTACGGGGCGTGCACCACCTGGCCGTTGCCGACGTACATGCCGACGTGGCTGGCGTCCGAGCGGTACGTGACCAGGTCGCCGGGCTGCGCCTGCGAGAGCGGGACCTGGCGGCCCGCGTGGCGCTGGGCCTGCGAGGTGCGCGGCAGGGAGACGCCCGCCTGCCGGTACGACCACACCATCAGCCCGGAGCAGTCGAATGCGGAGGGCCCGGTGGAGCCCCAGACGTACGGGCGGCCGACCGCCGACCGGGCGGCCATCACGGCGGTCGCGGCGCGCCCCGAGGACGGGACCGACGCGCCCGGGTCGGGCACGCCCCCCGGCCGGTCGCCCGAGCGTGAGGCCCGCTCGAAGTCGGCCCGCTCCTGCGAGGGCATCGCGTTCAGCAGCCGGCGGGCCGCGGCGAGCTTGGCGGTGACGGCACGCTTCTGGCGGGCCACGTCGGCGCGTACGGCGTCGAGTTCGGCGAGCTTCTGCGAGGCCTCGTGTCGCTGCTGGCCCAGCCGGCGCTGCTCCTTGCGCAGTTCGTCGAGCTGCCGGGCCTGCCGGTCCGTCAACCGGGCGAGCTGGGACGCCCTTTCGAGGTACTCGTCCGGGTCGTTGGAGAGCATCAGCTCGACGGCGGGATCGATGCCGCCGGAGCGGTACTGGGCTCCGGCGAAGGCGCCGAGGACGCCGCGCATGGTGTTGATGCGGTCCTGGCCGCGGGCCAGTGCGTCCTGGGCCCGGTCGATCTCGGTGCGCAGCCCCTCGGCCCGCTCGCCCGCCTTGTTGTAGCGCTCGGTGGCCTGTTCGGCCTCCTCGAAGAGCCGGTCGACCTGGGCGCGGGTGCCGGCCGGGGGCTCCTGCGGCAGGGCCGGGGCCGCGCTCGCCGTCGCGCCCGCCATCGCTACCGCGGCGGTTGCGGCGACGGTGAAGACGGTGACCTTGGTGCTCCGGTCGAGGCTGCCGAGCCCGGTCCGGCGATGGGACGCCACGTGGAACCGCTCCCTTCCGCTGCGCAGGACCGGGTCCGCCCCCCGTGGACGGCCGTGTGCCGGGCTCCGCGCTGGCAGACAGTAACCGCGCGACCACGAACCGACCAACGACCGCCGGGGGCCGCGCACGCCGACGCCCCGCCGGAGACGCAGGTCACCGGCGGGGCGTGTGGTCACAGCGGGGCCGCGGAATTCGCCCGGATGGGCGGTGTGCGGCACGTCTCCCCGGGCCGGGGAGCGCGGGATCAGCCGACGCGGACGCCGAACTGGAAGGGCATGTTCTTCATGGCCTCGTACCGAACGCCGCCGGTCGGGTTGGAGGCGTGGAAGACCTGGCCGTTGCCCGCGTAGAGACCCACGTGGTGCAGGTCGTCGTAGAAGAAGACCAGGTCTCCGGGCTGGAGCTCGCTCATGCCGATGCGCGTGCCGTCGTTGGCCTGCGTGTAGGTCGTGCGGCTGATGTCGACGCCGGCCTGGCCGTAGGCCCACTGGGTCAGGCCCGAGCAGTCCCACGAGTCGGGACCGGTGTCGCCCATGTGGTAGCGGTCGCCCTTCTGGGTCAGCGCGGCGGCAAGGGCGGCCCCGGCCCGCCCCGAGCCCTTCACCGCACCGGGCTTGGCGCCCCCGCCGGCGGCGTCCGCGGCGGCCTGGCCGTCCTTGGCCGCGTCGCTCTTCAGCTGGCTGCGCTCGTCCGCGGTCAGCGTGTTGAGGAGGGCCTGGGCGTCGGCGAGCTTGGCCTGGGCGGCCGCCTTCTTCTCGGCGAGCTCCTTGCGGACGGCTTCGAGGTCGGCGAGCTTGCCGGTGGCCTCCTGGCGCTGCTGCGCGAGGCTGCGCTGCTTGGCCTGGATCTTCGATATCGCCTCGACCTGCTTGCCGCTCAACTGCTGGAGCGTGGAGGCCTTGTCGAGGAAGGCGTCCGGGTCGGCGGACAGTAGCAGCAGCACGGACTGGTCGAGGCCGCCGCCGCGGTACTGGGCGGTCGCCATCGAACCGAGGGTGTTGCGCAGGCTGTTGAGCTCGTCCTGGCCGCGCGCGACCCGGTCCTGGAGCTGCGAGATCTCCTTCTCCAGCTTTTCCTGGCGCTCTTTGGCCCCGTTGAACTTCTCGGTGGCCTGCTCGGACTCCTCGTAGAGGGCGTCGACCTTGCTCTTGACCTCGTCCTTGTTCGGCTTGTCCGGTGCGGCCATGGCCGACTGGGAGGAGAGGGCGACGGCCGCAGTGGCGAGGGCGGTGAGCACGCTCACACGGGTGCGGGTCGGCGGCTTGGGTCGACGGTGGGACGCCACGAACGCGAGCTCCTTTTTCCTGGAGCCGCCGAAGACGGTCGCAAGGCTCGGCAGCGCGCCTCCGTCGTCACCCCGAATGAGTGAACTGCCGCACGAAGGTTTGAGGTGACCCTAGTGACCTCGCTGCGATCAGTTCAAATCCTGTCGGGAAAAACTTCCTCCCCGACCAGGTTCTTTACCTACAGCCCACGCTCCGTACAGGGCACTTGACGGTACGTTCCCTGACGCCCATACCAAATCGGGCATTCCAGCAAGGAGTTA contains these protein-coding regions:
- a CDS encoding glycosyltransferase family 4 protein, whose translation is MHKTLIVTNDFPPRPGGIQAFLHNMALRLDPDRIVVYASTWKHGAEGREATAAFDAEQPFQVVRDRTTMLLPTPRVTRRAVGLLREHGCESVWFGAAAPLGLMGPALRRAGAKRIVATTHGHEAGWAQLPAARQLLRRIGEGTDTLTYLGEYTRSRIASALTDRAAARMVQLPPGVDEKTFHPGSGGDAVRARLGLSDRPVVVCVSRLVPRKGQDTLIEAMPRILAAVPDAVLLVVGGGPYEADLRALAASTGVADSVVFTGAVPWAELPAHYGAGDVFAMPCRTRRGGLDVEGLGIVYLEASATGLPVVAGDSGGAPDAVLEGETGWVVRGGVPEDAADRVIALLRDPELRRRMGERGRAWVEEKWRWDLLADRLRELL
- a CDS encoding NlpC/P60 family protein — its product is MASHRRTGLGSLDRSTKVTVFTVAATAAVAMAGATASAAPALPQEPPAGTRAQVDRLFEEAEQATERYNKAGERAEGLRTEIDRAQDALARGQDRINTMRGVLGAFAGAQYRSGGIDPAVELMLSNDPDEYLERASQLARLTDRQARQLDELRKEQRRLGQQRHEASQKLAELDAVRADVARQKRAVTAKLAAARRLLNAMPSQERADFERASRSGDRPGGVPDPGASVPSSGRAATAVMAARSAVGRPYVWGSTGPSAFDCSGLMVWSYRQAGVSLPRTSQAQRHAGRQVPLSQAQPGDLVTYRSDASHVGMYVGNGQVVHAPYPGARVRYDPVGMMPVSSVTRP
- a CDS encoding NlpC/P60 family protein, with amino-acid sequence MASHRRPKPPTRTRVSVLTALATAAVALSSQSAMAAPDKPNKDEVKSKVDALYEESEQATEKFNGAKERQEKLEKEISQLQDRVARGQDELNSLRNTLGSMATAQYRGGGLDQSVLLLLSADPDAFLDKASTLQQLSGKQVEAISKIQAKQRSLAQQRQEATGKLADLEAVRKELAEKKAAAQAKLADAQALLNTLTADERSQLKSDAAKDGQAAADAAGGGAKPGAVKGSGRAGAALAAALTQKGDRYHMGDTGPDSWDCSGLTQWAYGQAGVDISRTTYTQANDGTRIGMSELQPGDLVFFYDDLHHVGLYAGNGQVFHASNPTGGVRYEAMKNMPFQFGVRVG